A stretch of DNA from Cryptomeria japonica chromosome 4, Sugi_1.0, whole genome shotgun sequence:
tttaattaaaatccccttttatcctcacccacttgctcactaacttccttctagactcttataaccccttctaattagcctaatccccctcctaatcatttgcacattccttaagaaaaaggtcacttctcaaaacatcCAAAGTCTtcacaaaccattaaaggctttgtgtctccaacaatttaccctccaaagtcttcaataaccatcaaactcaacccttgataagagaatttctctctaactcaaccatccctTTAACTCACGagtctcttcaagaattcattaTTTTTACCATGGTTATCcgtttaactcttgcacaagagtttatccattggataaaagcattacccttggataaaagctttatccactaactcaagccaaaccaaaccctcctagggtaaccctcatgtcatctcatgcatttaatgcttcttccctctcctcttaaGGCCTCTCATAGTGACACGTGTCATCACTACATTAGGTTGAAAAcaatcacatggatcacaaacccatcaatcctagcccttcacaatctcactcaatcttggccatttaATCAAcattttttccctataaaaggacctcattcctcaagcaaaggggaaGCATGTTAGAGTATTATTACTATACTTGCATAGCATTACTAAGTTTCTCATAGCAACTCTAGTTTGTGCCTTTGTATAAGTCATAGAGCTACATTCTCAACCACACTCAATACTCCATTCGCCATCCATGGTTTTATGCTAGAAGCTGAGAGCTACAATCAAGCAAGGctttttggatcttggagaggagaggaacaaggaagagccaacatcatcaagcataggggggagtattagagttgtctagttctttattttcctatttgatttgttactaatctttcttgatatgcttttgaaatggattcgtcttcatgttatgcttatggttgaaagtttactaacatgatttcctTGTGATTGTCCACTAATCCCTTTTTCATAGCATCAATTTGCATTCATTTATTGCTCATACAATGACCCCATTCCTCTTTAATTTGACAATCATATGCTACTTTTCTTAATTTCTACTATTTCtttattatattttagtttttcACTATCCACCATAGATGCAACTAATGGGGATGTGACACAGAGAGGAAACAATAGGAGGTTTATGGAGTATAATGGAGAGTCTTTGCATGAAAAAAATCCTTAACAAGCCAAATCTACTTAAAGAGGCAGTTGTTTAGTTTTTGAATTAAGGTACAAAAATTGatcatcatttaaatattttcaatactCTTATATGCCAATTAGCTATAATGGGTGTTAAAATCAAAGATGTAGACAAGGCAATTATATTATTGTGTTCATTGCCAAATGTTGGAATTACTTAATCACTTTCATTAGCTTTAGCATAATTGATTCCCTTGAATTTGGTTCTATTGTGGAATCTTTTTTCTTTGAAGAGGTGTGAAGGAGATCTAATATATAAATCTCCACACACGAAGCAATGGTAGCTAGGACCCAATCCACAGAAAAAGGGAAGAATTCGATAGGTACATTCAAATCTAAGTCAAAATGATGAAAGGGTAAGAGTAAATGTAGGTATTGCAACAAACCACAGCATCTCGAGAAAGATTCTTCGAAGAGCAAAGAAGACAATGATGACTCCTAAAAGGATGCAAATCCAATTGAGAAAAGTTCAAGCATGGTCAGTGTAGTACTCTCTATTTGTAATATCTTAGAATATCATATAATATGATTATTAGACTTCGGTGCTTCTAATCATATGTGTCTGTATAGGAATTGTGTTTTCTACATACCAAACTATTGATGATGGTGTTGTTCTTGTGGGaaacaatttaataaaaaaaattaagattttacAAACACATATCAATAAGATATATTAATTATTCCAAAATTTATTAAAATGACATTTAAACTTTAAAATGTTAGGACACATTAAATAACTACTTATAATATAATAAGAAATGCAAGAATGACCTCTATTCCATCTCCTAACATATAGTAACTATTCATGCTTGTACTAATAAATGTTGATCATTTCCTTATAAAGCGAGTGCTATCACGAAGGAATACAAATACTTGTGTCGAGTACCATTTTCCTTCAAAGGTCCTTCTTCTTCACCTTTGAAATTATTGCCTCTCACACACGTCTTTTAGAAATAATTTAAAACAGTTCTTTAAATATATAATTCAACAATctaatgtgaaattttttaattaaaaaatactaaaaaatagtttaaaatgtTATAAGAAGGTAATTAAATGTGAGCATAGATGTTAGAAAAAATAAATAGTATTTACATTTACGCAGTATTAAACATAAAATGATAATAATCTTATTGAACTCATTCCCAAATGTATTACATTATGATTTTTATAAAACCTTATATCTAACTAAATATATAAGCCACTAAAATGACTTTATAAAGATAAGCCTTAATATTTCAGAAAAGCAATTAGCACTAAAACTTCATGCCATTTCTTGGGGTAGGAGTAGCTCTCAATGGCACAGCCTTTTGCAGAGTTATGCCAAATGTCTCAGACATATCAATACTTGGCTCATTGTCCATAGCAATGGACCAATTGAAGGCTTGCAGCAATGATCCCACCACCAAATGAACCATTTTCTGCGCCAGTGGAATCCCAATGCATATCCTTCTTCCTGCTCCAAATGGTATCAGTTCAAAGTCCTGGCCTTTGTAGTCAATGTTGGATTCCAAAAACCTATCTGGATTGAAATTTAAAGGATCTTTCCACACACTAGGATCTCTCCCAATGCCCCAAATATTCACGAACACTTGGGTATCCTCTGGAACAAGGTACCCATTAATGACACAAGACTTGTCTGCTTTTCTAGGAATGTTCAATGGGGCTGCAGGGTGTAGTCGGAACACTTCCTTCACTACTGCTCGAAGATATGGAAGATTTGCTACGTCTTCTTCCTCCATTCTTCTCTCCAAACCCACAACATCATCCAGCTCTGCTTGGACTCTTTTCAGCACTGTTGGCTTTCTCAGAAGCTCTGCCATTGCCCATTCAATTGTTCCTGAAGTTGTGTCGGTCCCTGCAATAAACATGTCCTGCCACAACAAAAATGTACACTGTGTTATTTGGCAGCTCGTATAAGCTCATATTACCCAATAGTTGAAGCAGGTAGATGGAAGAACATGGAGTTTGAAATGACTCAAATCTAAATATGACAGAAGAATCATTGTTATCTGTGTATGGTATATACTTTGCAACAAAAAGGAAAAGTGGCAGTTGAAAGAAGAGGGTGATGCTTAGTTTCCTAAACTCCCAGAAATACAAACGATTTAAAAGTGAAAAATGATTTCCACTTTTCTGGCAGTTCTAATTTTTCAGCTATTTTTAGGGAGTGGCTTCCAGAAAACATATAATTTTAGTTGTGTCTGACCTCTTGGAGAGGAAGGAAACCATTGGACAATTGATAAGAAAATTTGTAATTTTAGAACAGGGCTTTTCTTTATTATTGCTGATACGGGGAGGTTTGTCTACGCGAGAAATTATAAGTATGaattcaacttagcaatgatgtttTTGTGTTGTGAAATTTATATTACGGACGTGCTCGTTTATTTTTAGCTCAATAGAGCTCCAGAGTTTTTTAATGCGGAACAGAGTACTCTGCTTCAGTGTTAATTTGCAGGAGCAGAGTACTCTGCATCAGTAGTAATTTGCAGAAGACATAAACAAGTCAAATAAGCGAAGACTTGTACATGTTGAAGCCTGGAGACTATGGTTGGATTTCTTATATATGCCTCCTCCCTCATCAGTGTTAATCAAGTGAAGTTCAAGAGGATTCATTAAAAAAATTCGAAGTCTCAAGTGAAGAGAGCCATTTGTAATTTTGTTGATGACAACCTGTTGGCTGTCAGCCCAAATCTGCAGGAAATTAACAGAATTAAAAGCCTGTTTTTTGTTCAGGAATCTGCCTACAGGCAGCAAATACTTAGATCAAAATCCAAAATGTCTACGAGTATGGAGAAGAATCTCCAGAATAATTTAATCTCGAGAATTTATGCTGGTCATGATTGTCTATGGCGCAGAATCTTTAGAGCGAAATACTGGGATGAACCGTTAAGAATATTGACTGCTGATATATTAAGAGGATCAGGAATAGAAGGATCAGAATCTTGAGAGTGAAATACTGGGTATGTCATTTACAATATGGCGGAGTTAATATCCTGCAAAGTTTAATATGGCGGAAGAAAATCCCCAAATCCTGCAAAGTTTAATAAGGGTATATTTGAGAGTGAAACACTGGCTCTGTCATTTACAATATGGCTTTGCAGGATTTGGGGATAATATAGAGAACCGCTGGACTTGGGAGGAAGAAAATGGTACAACTATTAAACGGTGGAAATGGTACAACTATTAACTGGTGGAAATGGTACCACTCTAGCTTTGCAGGCATAGGCTGTACTTAATTCTCTCCACCTCAAATTTAGATTAATGGCTACCAAAGGCAACAACAAACTAAAATGGCGTCTTCTTCACAGGAGAACACTTAAATTAGCCTATTGGTCACTTTCCATCATGTTCAGCAATCGGCCAATAAGTTGACAGACTGGTTGGTCAACTGGACCATCAACCATAGATTTCAAGGAGAGAATTTTCTTTGGAGATGAGATCAATCAACCAGTGGATTTTATTAAATTGCTAAGACTTAATTCAAGATGATGCAAGCTAATCTGTTTACGTACTATTTCAGTTATAGATATATTGTATTAATGTATACTTGTTTGACTTTAATGCCCTTCAATCTCTAACCCGTGTGTGAACTAGTTCTTCCGATTCTCTGTTCCTTTTTTTGGTTGAAACAAAAGATTCTCTGTTCTTTTTGGTTGTAACAAAAGATTCTTATGCATTTCTGATTAGTATcagtattgtattttattttacaaAGATTATGCATTTCTATCTTTCGCAACTAATTGCAAAGATGAAAGAATTATACATTTCTATCTTTCACAACTAATTGATAAAATAATTATACATTTCTATCTTCCACAACTAATTGCTCAAATATGAAATAAGTGATAATGTTCACAATTACATCCATAATTGCTCAAATATGAAATAAGTGATAATGTTCACAATTACATCCATTTCAATTTTTTCGTTGGAAAGTGACTTACCATAAACATTCCTTTGATGTTCTCCAGTGTAAGTTGTGTACCATCTTCTTTTAAATCCAACATTACATCCAAAAAGTCCTTCTCTTCATTGCTGTTGTATTGTGTATCAGCCCTCTGTACTTGTCGCTCCTCAATAATTCTGTCAAACATTTTATCAAAACGCTGGGCTAAAATCTTAGTTTTACTATTCAGTCCCTGAAGATCAAGCCTCGCCAGAAAAGGAAAAAGGTCAGATAAATTCGGAACCCCTGTCAATTTGAGGACTTCCCAAACCATGTTCTTAAACTCTGCAGCTTGTGCAGAGCCTGTCTCAAATACCTTTTGGCTGCAAACCATCTTACCCACAAGGCCAAGAGAAATCATAAAAGCTCTTTCACCAATATTTACAATATTACCCTGTTTAGAATCCTTCAAGATGTAATCAATAGCCGTAAATACCTCGTCTCTTCTCAAAT
This window harbors:
- the LOC131077894 gene encoding geraniol 8-hydroxylase, translating into MLSCYYFVMDSINVASSAYSVAAGLLFLIFIIFLKKKSKRSLSLPLPPGPPGWPFIGNLPQLGDKPHQSLFLLAQKYGPLMTIKMGRQTSLVVSSPSMAREVLKNNDQSFSSRKTNIAARTFAYQGTTLVWSPYGPQWRLLRKICTTEIFSAKRLDALQHLRRDEVFTAIDYILKDSKQGNIVNIGERAFMISLGLVGKMVCSQKVFETGSAQAAEFKNMVWEVLKLTGVPNLSDLFPFLARLDLQGLNSKTKILAQRFDKMFDRIIEERQVQRADTQYNSNEEKDFLDVMLDLKEDGTQLTLENIKGMFMDMFIAGTDTTSGTIEWAMAELLRKPTVLKRVQAELDDVVGLERRMEEEDVANLPYLRAVVKEVFRLHPAAPLNIPRKADKSCVINGYLVPEDTQVFVNIWGIGRDPSVWKDPLNFNPDRFLESNIDYKGQDFELIPFGAGRRICIGIPLAQKMVHLVVGSLLQAFNWSIAMDNEPSIDMSETFGITLQKAVPLRATPTPRNGMKF